The genomic window CGCGCGATGGAAGGCCGCGCGTCTGCCCGCACTTGCCGTGCGGCTGCGCTGGGCCGCGCTCGTCAGCGTCGCGACGGCGCTTGTTGCGCTCGTGATGGTCGGGTCGCGCCCGCTCGTCGGCCTGGGCTTCGTGCTCGCCGCCTGGACATTCGCCACAATCGCAACAGGTATGGCGGAGCGCTTCGGCCAAGGCGCGCGGCGCGTGCGGCTCGCGACAGTCGGCATGTGGCTGGCGCACGCGGGCGTCGGTGTGTTCATCGTCGGCGTGACGATGGTGAAGGGCTTTCCCGTCGAGCACGATGCGCGGCTCATGGCGGGCGGCGCCGTCGATGCGGGCGGCTATCGCTTTCGTCTCGACCGCGTCGAGGCAATCGACGGCCCGAACTATCGCGCGACGCGCGCCACCATCACCGTGACGCGCGACGGACGCCTGATCGCAACGCTGCATCCCGAGAAGCGCGAATTCCTCGTCTCGAACATGCCGACGACCGAAGCCGCCATCGATCAAGGCGTGCTGCGCGATCTTTACGTCGCGCTCGATCAACCGGCGGGCGGCGGCGCGTGGGGCGTGCGCATCCAGATCAAACCGTTCGTGCGCTGGATCTGGGGCGGCTGCATTTTGATGGCGCTCGGCGGTCTGCTCGCGGCATTGGACCGGCGTTACGCGCGACGGCGTGCGGCGCAACCGGCGCAAGCGGCGCATGCAGAGGCGGCTGAGTCGGCTGACTCGGCGCTGCAACCGATCGGCGAGACCGGACGATGAAACGCTTCCTGATCCCGCTCGCGGTGCTCGCGCTGCTCGTCGCGCTGCTGGGCGCCGGTTTGCGGCACGACCCGCGCCGGCTGCCTTCGGCGCTCATCGGCAAGCCTGCGCCCGCGTTCGATCTGCCGCGTCTCGATGGATCGAACCGCACGATGTCATCCGACGCCATGCGCGGTCAGGTCTGGATCTTGAACGTGTGGGCGTCGTGGTGCGAATCGTGCCGCGACGAGCATCCAATGCTGATGAATCTCGCGGCGCGCGGCGTGGCGCCCGTCTACGGGCTGAACTATCAGGACGAGCGCGAGCCCGCGCTGCACTGGCTCGCCACGGTGGGCGATCCGTACGTGATGTCGCTCGTCGATCGCGACGGGCATACCGGCATCGACTATGGCGTGTATGGCGTGCCGGAGACGTTCGTCATCGATCGTGCGGGCGTGGTGCGCTATCGGCAGGCGGGGCCGCTCACGCCCGCATCGCTCGATGGCGTGATCCTGCCGCTCATCGGCCAACTGCAAACGGAGAAGGTGCGTGATTAGCCGCTTCCTCGCGATACTTTTCGTGCTGCTCAGTCAGACGCAGGCGCACGCGCAGGAGTCGCCCGGCGACGAACGCGCGCGCCGGCTCGCCGAGCACTTCCGCTGTGTCGTTTGCCAGAATCAGAGTCTCGCGGATTCGAACGCGAGTCTCGCCGCCGATCTGCGCGCGCGCATTCGCGAGCAAGTCGCGCAAGGTGCCAGCGACGAGCAGATTCAGGCGTTCATGGTGCAGCGCTACGGCGATTTCGTGCTGTATCGTCCGCCGGTCAAACCGGTGACGTGGCCGCTGTGGTTCGGTCCGCTCGCCGTGCTGGCGGCGGGCGCGCTCGCGATGGCGCGGCACATCCGGCGTGCCCGCAAAACGCGGCAACTTGCGAGCGCGAAGCCATGACAGCGTTCTGGCTGAGCGCCGCCGCCATGATGCTCGCCGCGCTCGCGTGCATCGTGACGCCGCTGTTGCGCACTCGCGCACAGCAACACGGGCCTGCGTTCGCGCCGCGCCATGCTGCCGTGGCGGGCTTACTGATCGCGCTCGTTCCGGGCGCGGCGCTTACGTTGTATATGCGCATCGGCGATCCGGCGGCGCTCGCGATTCAGACCGCGGCGGAGCCGTCACCCTCAGAAAATCACGCAGACTCACCGGGCTCGATGCAAGCCGTCGTCAGCCGTCTCGCCGCGCGACTGCAACGCACGCCCGACGATGCTCAAGGCTGGGCGATGCTCGCGCGCTCCTACATGGCGCTCGACCGTCCCGGCGATGCGACGCAAGCGTATCGGCGTGCCGTCGCACTGAATCCGCGCGACGCCGAACTGCTCGCCGATTACGCCGACGCCATGGCCAGCGCCAACGCTGGCGATCTGAACGGCGCGGCGCTCGGCGTGGTCGAATCGGCGCTCGCGCTCGATGCGAAGCAACCGAAAGCACTGGCGCTGGCGGCATCGGCGGCAATCGACCGGCGCGACTATGACGGCGCGATTCGCTTCTGGGAGCGCCTGAAAAATGCGCCGGATCTCACGCCGCAAATCGCGCAGCAGGCGCAGCGCAATATTGATGAAGCGCGCACGCTCGCCACGCAAGACAAGCGCGTGCGAGCGGCTTTGGCTTCGGCTTCGGCTTCGGTGGAAGTACGGGTGCGGCTGAGTCCGGAGCTTGAAGGGCGCGTTCATCCCGGCGACACGGTTTTCGTCTACGCGCTCGCCGACGACGGATCACGCATGCCGCTCGCCGTGCGACGGCTGCAAGCGGATCAACTTCCCACGACCGTGCGTCTGGACGATTCCATGTCGATGGCGCCGAACCGCCGCCTCTCCGATTTCGCGCGCATCAGCGTGGCTGCGCGTGTGTCCGCGTCGGGCAAAGCGCAGCCCGAACCGGGCGATCTGAGCGGATCGAGCGGACTCGTTTCATCGCGAGAGGAAGGTGTCATCGACGTGAGAATCGCCGATGTCGTGCGTTGAATGCGGCGCTTATTTTGCCTTGAGGGCGTTGGGTTGAACCGACTTGGCGCCTCCCATGATTTCGAGCCCCCAGTCGCCTTGTTCGAACCAGTCATCGCCCAGCAATTCGGCCGGATGCTGCGTGCGGCTCGAACCGTTACCGCAGCGCATGCCATCCGTTCCGCAATAGTGATCGCAGCCCCAGCAATTGCGTTCCGGATGCTTCGGATTAAGGGGAAAAGGTTTCGACATGGTTTCGATACTCCTCGATTGCGGCGCGCGGGACGTCAACACCGAGACTAAAGCGGCGGGCGCGGGCCACCAATCGGAATTCGACTAGTCCGTCACGCGCTCCGCGAAACGATGCGTTTCAGCACGCCGCAGGCGCGCGTGTCGCGCCGCCGGTCAGCAGTAAATCGAGCAGATCGCGGACGCTGCGGATCGCGTGATCGAAAGGCAGCCGCTCGCGTCCGCGAAAGAACAGGCCGTTGCCGACGTCGCCCCGCAGCGCCGCCGCCAGCCGCGTGTCGATACAAAAGTGCCCGAACTTCTCGATGCCGTCGCGCAGCCCGCACGCGCTCAGACATTCGAGCGCCGACGGACACGTCTGCTTGCGCGCGCCGATCTTCGTGCGGATGCGTTCTTCGTTGCGCAGATAGCGCATGAGCCACGGCGTCTTTACGGCACGCGCGGGCAGCCCCGTCACGCTGACGAATTCGACGATGTCGTCCGGCTGGGCCTCGGCCAGCACGCGCTTGAACTCGGGATGCGCATCGCCCTCTTCGGTGACCGCGAACGGCGTGCCGATCTGCACGCCATTCGCGCCGGCCGCGAGCCATGTGCGCACGGCATCGTGACTATTGATGCCGCCCGCGACGATCACGGGCACATCGGCGCGCGCCAAGCCCAGCGCGGCGAACGATGCATCAAGCTCGGCCAGCACGCGCTCGAAGCCGAAGCGCTCGTGGTCCATATCGGCGATGTCCGCCACGCCGAGATGGCCGCCCGCATGCGCCGGATGCTCGATCACGACGGCATCGGGCAAGCGGCCTTTCTTCATCCACTTCTTGAGCACGAGCGTGACGCCACGGCTGTCGGAGAGAATCGGGATCAGCGCGATATCGCAGCCTTGCGTGAGATCGGGCAAGTCGAGCGGCAAGCCCGCACCCATGACGATGGCATCGGCGCCCTGCTCGCACGCAACGCGCACATAGTCGGCATGCGCGCTCACGGCCTTCATCACGTTGACGGCGATCATGCCGCGGCCTTGCGACAACGCTTTCGCAGCTTCGATCTCACGCGCGAGCGCCGTGAGGTTGGCGCGTTCGAGCGTGGCGCGCGAATGATCCGCGCGGCACATTGCGAGCAAGTCTTCGTGATGATGACGCAAGTCGATGCTGGCGATCGTGCCCATCGCGCCCTCACGCGCCACGCTTCCCGCAAGCCGATGCGCCGACACGCCCACGCCCATGCCGCCCTGCACGACCGGCAAGAGGCTGCGGCCGCGTATCGTGAGCGGGGCGAAAGAGTGAGTCAGTGATGTCGGGAAAAATTCGGTTCGAGCTTGATGAGCGTTCATTGAGTTGACTCTTGAGATAGTGCGTGCGCGCCGTTGCGCTGAATATCGTGACCGGCCGCATACACGGCGACCTGCACGCGGCTCGTGAGATCGAGTTTGCGCAGAATGTTGCGCACGTGGATCTTCACCGTGCTCTCCGCGAGCATCGGCGCACGAGCGATTGCCTTGTTGCTCGCGCCGCGCGCGAGTTCGCGCATGATGTCGCGCTCGCATGTGGTGAGCGGATCGGCCGCCGGAGTTGGAGCATGCGCAAGCGCGGCCCTGAGAGCGCGCATGCTGGCGATGAGCTTCGCCGTCATATCGTCCGCGATCACGGGCAGACCCGCCGCGACCTTGCGGATCGTAGCCCTTGGCCATCGTCTTCGACAAGGAGGCTGAAATCGCGGCCATTGACGATCGTCACGGAAACGCGCTGCGCCTCTGCATGTTTGCGGATGTTTGATAAAGCGTCCTGCAAGATGAACATCACTTGCGGTTGCTGATCCGGTGCCAGAAGCAGCCTGCCCTCATGACGATGATCAAGTTCGAGCATGATACGTGTCTGCATGCCGAAGCGCTGGATCGATTCGTCAACAGCGTGTTTCAGTTCGGCGCGACCGAGCAAGGGCACGATCTCGCCGATCTCGTTTATGCGTGCTTCGCGCGTCGCGGCTTCGAGAAGATGCACCTGCATCTTCAGGAAGTTCAGGCTCTGCGCAACGAGATTGCGCTTTTCGGACACCGCGAGTTGCCGCGCGAGCGAAGTGCAGCGACAACGAGCCGAGCTTCCGTGCGAGAAATTCTCACAACGCGTCGATCACGCCTTCTGCGAAGCCAACGCAATGCAGCTTGCCGGATCGATTGAAAAATGGATGGTTTCCCCGACCGGCGTCTTGTGCGACGGATGCACGCGCGCCAGCACGATCTGCTCGCCGACCCTGATCTGAAAGTCGAGCGTTTCCCCGAGAAACACTTTTGCCGCGACGGTACCGGTAAAGACGTTGCGCCCGCTCACACCGTCGAGCGTCTCGTGGACCATCACGTTTTCCGGCCGCGCGGAGATCACCACTTCGTCGCCGGGGCGGCACGACACCGCATTCGCCACCGCGATCGGGCCAATCGACGATTCGATCAGCACGAGTCCCGCGTCGTCCTCACATTCGCGCACGCGGCCATCGATGAAATTGGTCGAGCCCACGAAGTCCGCGACAAACTTGCAGTTCGGCAGATCGTAGATGGCGCGCGGCGCCGCTTTCTGCACGATCTGGCCGTCTTTCATCACCGCAATTTCATGCGACAGCGCCAGCGCTTCTTCCTGATCGTGCGTCACGTAGATCGTCGTAATACGCAACTCGCGCTGCATGCGCTTCAGTTCGAAGCGCATCTTGTCGCGCAGCTTTGCATCGAGATTCGAGAGCGGTTCGTCGAGCAGCAGCAGCTTCGGTTCCATCACGAGCGCACGCGCCAGCGCGAGACGTTGTTGCTGACCGCCCGACATGCGCGTTGCCTCGCGGTCCGCGACATGATCGAGGCCCACCGCCGTCAGCACGCGCATGACCTTCTCTTCGATCTCGCGCTTCGAATACTTCTTCTCGCCCACTTCCAGCGGAAAGCTCGCGTTGCGAAAGACCGTCATGTGCGGCCAGATCGCATACGACTGAAACACCATGCCGAACTTGCGCCGATTCGGCGGCACGAAGGTCTCGTCGCGTGCGGAGAACACGGTCATGCCGTTCACCGAAATCGAGCCGCCGACCGGACGTTCGAGCCCTGCGATGGAGCGCAGCGTCGTGGTCTTGCCGCAACCGCTCGGACCGAGCAGCGTGAAGAGCTTGCCCTCGGGTACATCGAACGAAACGTCGCGGGCCGCGCGCACGCGCACGTTGTTGCCATCGACATATTCGGTGTTCAGACCTTGTACGTTCAGCACCTTCGTCTCCGATTATCTTTGTCGTCGCGCGTGTCAGGCGTGATTCGCCTTCACGCCGAACTTGCCGCCGATCCATTGCAGAAGCATGACGAGCGCGAGCAACGCGAGCACGAGCATCACCGACAGCGCGCTGAGTTCCACGTATTGCCCGTTCTGCCAAAGCTCCCAGATCACAATGGAGACCGTCTCCGCACCGGGGCTATACAGAAGAATGGAACTCGACAACTCGCGGATCGACACGATCATCACGTAGATCCATCCTGCGAGCAGGCCCGGCTTCAGCAGCGGCAGCACGATACGAAAGAACGTCGCGCTCCAGCTTGCGCAACTCATCGCGGCGGACTCTTCGAGTTCCTTGTGGATCTGCACCATCGACGTCGTCGTGTAACGCATGCCGTACGGCATGAAGCGCGTGATATAGGCGATCAGCAGAATCCACAACGTGCCGTAAATGCCGATATCGACCTTGAGCGAAACGATCATGAACGATAAACCCAGCACCAGCCCCGGAAACACGAGCGGCAGCGATGCGAGGTTGTCGAGGAACCAGCGGCCCGGCAGCTTCGTCTTGATGACGATCCAGCAGATCACCGCCGACAGCAACATGACCGCGGTCGCGCAGCCGAACGACAGCAGCAGGCTGTTGAGCACGGCGTGCCTGAGCGTCGAGAGATGCAGGATGTAGCGGTAGGCATCGAACGAGAGATGATGCAGCGCCGCGAGCGACGGCGTGCGGTAATACTTCTGCAGCGAGGACCACAGCAGCACCGCGAACGGCAACGCAACGATCAGCAGAAAGTAGACGACGAACACGCCGACCGTCAGATAACGCCACTTGCCGATCTCGACGACGCGCGGGCGAAAGCCCTTGCCGCTCATCGTCGAATACTTGCCGCCGCCGGACGATACGCGCGATTGCAAATACAGCCCGACAGACGTGATCGCGAGCAGCAGCATCGAATACGACGACGCGAGACCGATCTGACTCGGATACTGTTCGATCGCTTCATAGATCGACGACGTGAACACTTGCAGCTTCACCGGCAAGCCGATCAACGCAGGCACTTCGAACGATTCGAGCGCGCGCACGAAGAGAATCAAGAGCGTCGAGACGATGGCCGGAAACGCGAGACGCAGCGTGATGCGCCACATCGTTCGCGCGATGCCCGCGCCGCTCATCAGCGACGATTCCTCCAGCGACGGGTCCATGCCGCGAAAAGCGGCGGACATCAGGAGGAAGGCCATCGTCGAATAATGCAGGCCGTCCACCCAGATCATGCCGCCCATGCTGTAGATGTTGAAGACCGGCTTCGTCACGCCGAACAGCGAACCGAGCGCGACATTGAGCACGCCGATCTTCGGGCTTGCGAGAAAGATCCACGCGATGGTGAAGAGAATGCTCGGCACGATCAGCGGAACGATCGTGATCGCATAAAAGAACTTGCGGAACGGCGTATTCGTGCGCTCGATGATCCACGCGAGCACAGTGCCG from Caballeronia insecticola includes these protein-coding regions:
- a CDS encoding DsbE family thiol:disulfide interchange protein, with the protein product MKRFLIPLAVLALLVALLGAGLRHDPRRLPSALIGKPAPAFDLPRLDGSNRTMSSDAMRGQVWILNVWASWCESCRDEHPMLMNLAARGVAPVYGLNYQDEREPALHWLATVGDPYVMSLVDRDGHTGIDYGVYGVPETFVIDRAGVVRYRQAGPLTPASLDGVILPLIGQLQTEKVRD
- a CDS encoding cytochrome c-type biogenesis protein; this translates as MISRFLAILFVLLSQTQAHAQESPGDERARRLAEHFRCVVCQNQSLADSNASLAADLRARIREQVAQGASDEQIQAFMVQRYGDFVLYRPPVKPVTWPLWFGPLAVLAAGALAMARHIRRARKTRQLASAKP
- a CDS encoding tetratricopeptide repeat protein, with the translated sequence MTAFWLSAAAMMLAALACIVTPLLRTRAQQHGPAFAPRHAAVAGLLIALVPGAALTLYMRIGDPAALAIQTAAEPSPSENHADSPGSMQAVVSRLAARLQRTPDDAQGWAMLARSYMALDRPGDATQAYRRAVALNPRDAELLADYADAMASANAGDLNGAALGVVESALALDAKQPKALALAASAAIDRRDYDGAIRFWERLKNAPDLTPQIAQQAQRNIDEARTLATQDKRVRAALASASASVEVRVRLSPELEGRVHPGDTVFVYALADDGSRMPLAVRRLQADQLPTTVRLDDSMSMAPNRRLSDFARISVAARVSASGKAQPEPGDLSGSSGLVSSREEGVIDVRIADVVR
- a CDS encoding DUF3079 domain-containing protein, with amino-acid sequence MSKPFPLNPKHPERNCWGCDHYCGTDGMRCGNGSSRTQHPAELLGDDWFEQGDWGLEIMGGAKSVQPNALKAK
- a CDS encoding NAD(P)H-dependent flavin oxidoreductase, which encodes MNAHQARTEFFPTSLTHSFAPLTIRGRSLLPVVQGGMGVGVSAHRLAGSVAREGAMGTIASIDLRHHHEDLLAMCRADHSRATLERANLTALAREIEAAKALSQGRGMIAVNVMKAVSAHADYVRVACEQGADAIVMGAGLPLDLPDLTQGCDIALIPILSDSRGVTLVLKKWMKKGRLPDAVVIEHPAHAGGHLGVADIADMDHERFGFERVLAELDASFAALGLARADVPVIVAGGINSHDAVRTWLAAGANGVQIGTPFAVTEEGDAHPEFKRVLAEAQPDDIVEFVSVTGLPARAVKTPWLMRYLRNEERIRTKIGARKQTCPSALECLSACGLRDGIEKFGHFCIDTRLAAALRGDVGNGLFFRGRERLPFDHAIRSVRDLLDLLLTGGATRAPAAC
- a CDS encoding sensor histidine kinase, whose protein sequence is MSEKRNLVAQSLNFLKMQVHLLEAATREARINEIGEIVPLLGRAELKHAVDESIQRFGMQTRIMLELDHRHEGRLLLAPDQQPQVMFILQDALSNIRKHAEAQRVSVTIVNGRDFSLLVEDDGQGLRSARSRRVCP
- a CDS encoding ABC transporter ATP-binding protein, with the protein product MLNVQGLNTEYVDGNNVRVRAARDVSFDVPEGKLFTLLGPSGCGKTTTLRSIAGLERPVGGSISVNGMTVFSARDETFVPPNRRKFGMVFQSYAIWPHMTVFRNASFPLEVGEKKYSKREIEEKVMRVLTAVGLDHVADREATRMSGGQQQRLALARALVMEPKLLLLDEPLSNLDAKLRDKMRFELKRMQRELRITTIYVTHDQEEALALSHEIAVMKDGQIVQKAAPRAIYDLPNCKFVADFVGSTNFIDGRVRECEDDAGLVLIESSIGPIAVANAVSCRPGDEVVISARPENVMVHETLDGVSGRNVFTGTVAAKVFLGETLDFQIRVGEQIVLARVHPSHKTPVGETIHFSIDPASCIALASQKA
- a CDS encoding ABC transporter permease, with the translated sequence MELTFDAMKAAISRSTRLDAKWLVIGGAVAITGVLALIPLVFLFWQSFFTPQVADSPAVFTFGNYTLAYGTPETLRTLFNSLKFAFGAACVSFSIGTVLAWIIERTNTPFRKFFYAITIVPLIVPSILFTIAWIFLASPKIGVLNVALGSLFGVTKPVFNIYSMGGMIWVDGLHYSTMAFLLMSAAFRGMDPSLEESSLMSGAGIARTMWRITLRLAFPAIVSTLLILFVRALESFEVPALIGLPVKLQVFTSSIYEAIEQYPSQIGLASSYSMLLLAITSVGLYLQSRVSSGGGKYSTMSGKGFRPRVVEIGKWRYLTVGVFVVYFLLIVALPFAVLLWSSLQKYYRTPSLAALHHLSFDAYRYILHLSTLRHAVLNSLLLSFGCATAVMLLSAVICWIVIKTKLPGRWFLDNLASLPLVFPGLVLGLSFMIVSLKVDIGIYGTLWILLIAYITRFMPYGMRYTTTSMVQIHKELEESAAMSCASWSATFFRIVLPLLKPGLLAGWIYVMIVSIRELSSSILLYSPGAETVSIVIWELWQNGQYVELSALSVMLVLALLALVMLLQWIGGKFGVKANHA